TAATGAATAGTTTTCTTAAACCGTTCTTAAAATAATAAAGGTACCAGTGAAAATATAATGGTTTCACTTGCCTGTTTTTATGAAGAGGATTGCCACTTAGTACTACTCAGCATAGTTCTGAGTGGCTTTTATTTGATAGAAGATAGATAAAGAGAATTGAGAAGCAACGCTTTATTGATAAAAACAGGATGAATAAAGCGCTGCGTATCTCACATAAAGAATTGCTTATGATGATTTATAACCCCATGTAAGCCATCAGTTCACTTTTGATCCGATTATATTCTCGATTCGTTACTTTTTGTGCTTGATAGTCGGTAGATTCTGCCTGCCCATCTTCTGCGACTTCAATTTCAAGAAAAGGAAGCTCATTGCTATTGGTCATTAGGTACAAAGCACGATTACCATCAATTTTATAGTCAAGATCAAATGCAACAATCGTTTCCATATTGATATAGACAGTATTTATTTTAAGCGCTTTTTTCATCACATCACCTCATCCCTTTAACATCAATATTTAAGCATTCGAATAAGCATATTCTCGATTATTTCTTCTGTCTTTATTGAGTTATGCAAACATACCTTTTGCTATTGCATAATTGTCTATACGTAAATGATAAAGATTTTTTTGTTACACGAAGATGTGTCGTACATCGCCTTTATTTGTATTCGAAAAGAAAGACAAGATAATAAGTTATAAGATGGGCAATTTATTATTAAGTTGAATTAATGCAAAAATTTAATATAAGTCGAATAAACACTGATTTTGGAATATTTAACGTTATAGGCACTTACAATAAAAAATGTAAAGTGCTAAAGATAAGTCAGTTATATCAGATGGGAACTGATGGTTGGTTTGAACTGAATATTAATAGAGCTCCATCTGTTGTTGAAAAATTAGAGCCTTTAATAATAAACCACATGAATTAAAGAACTTTATATTGCTTTATAATTGATGGATATTATTTAAATCTGGTATGGGTTTATGGACTTGGTTTAGACTTTAAATCATTAATATCACAAGTATTCAAAAAGGGTTAGCAGTGATGCTGTCAATATTATGGATGATGGGTGCACTTTGCTCGTTTTGTTTAATAGCTATTGGTGCAAGAGAGTTATCTGGTGATATCACCACTGCTCAGTTAATGGCACTGCGTAGTATAATTGGATTAGGCATTATTAGTGCTATTATCTTATATTATCGAGATAAACATTTATTTCAGACGCAACGCTTGCGGTTACACGTATTTCGCAATGTATTCCACTTTGCCGGTCAATATGGCTGGTTATTAGGGTTAACATTATTACCCTTGGCAGAAGTTTTTGCGATTGAGTTTACCGTACCTATTTGGACTGCAATTATTGCCACGTTGTTCTTAAACGAACGCTTTACCTCAAAGCGTTTGTTTTCCTTAGTGCTGGGTTTCATTGGCGTACTTATCATTGTTCAGCCCGGTATTAAAATCATTAATAGTGCTTCGCTAATCGTACTAGGGGCGGCGATGTGTTATGCCGTATCTCATGCTTCAACTAAATCACTTTCTACTTCAGATAAGCCATTAACTATTCTATTTTTCATGTGTTTAGTACAACTTCCGTTTGGGTTAATACTAGCTTACCAAGGTTGGCAATCACCCAATATCTTTGCGTGGGGTTGGATTGTTTTAGTGTCTGTTTCAGCACTATTAGCCCATTTCTGTATGACCAAAGCAATGCAATCTGCCGATGTAACCTTAGTGGTTATGATGGACTTTTTACGCTTACCTTTAATCGCGATTGTAGGGTTTTATGTTTATGAGGAAGGGATTGATTGGACTCTTTTCTTAGGTGCCAGTTTTATGCTGGTGGGTAATTTAATGAATGTGAGTTCACCTAGAAAAGAAATGGTGAATAGTTAATGTTGTCGTTATTCGCATCATTGGGTTATTACGTATTTCTTATTTTTAGTGGGTTATTATTTCTGATTTTGGCGCCGTCTACATTGGTGTATGCAGATGCTCATAAGATGTTGTTAATGATGACAATATGCTCCTGTATCATTCTTTGGTTACTGTTTTTTTATTTTCT
This genomic window from Photobacterium angustum contains:
- a CDS encoding DMT family transporter, with the translated sequence MLSILWMMGALCSFCLIAIGARELSGDITTAQLMALRSIIGLGIISAIILYYRDKHLFQTQRLRLHVFRNVFHFAGQYGWLLGLTLLPLAEVFAIEFTVPIWTAIIATLFLNERFTSKRLFSLVLGFIGVLIIVQPGIKIINSASLIVLGAAMCYAVSHASTKSLSTSDKPLTILFFMCLVQLPFGLILAYQGWQSPNIFAWGWIVLVSVSALLAHFCMTKAMQSADVTLVVMMDFLRLPLIAIVGFYVYEEGIDWTLFLGASFMLVGNLMNVSSPRKEMVNS